From a region of the Cucumis sativus cultivar 9930 chromosome 6, Cucumber_9930_V3, whole genome shotgun sequence genome:
- the LOC101215834 gene encoding beclin-1-like protein isoform X2, with translation MLISSLMILLLDPGSAAHGASSMLASTRMDNSFVVLPKQRPQSHGIPRPREGAGQADMGQTGKAMDESFVVVYKNESPSDGGGMHIPSPDGAMQPNNSGFHSTITILKRAFDIAKTQTQVDQPLCLECMRILSDKLDKEVEDVNRDIKAYEACLKRLEGESRNILSEADFLKEKLKIEEEERRLEAAIKETENQFTEVNAELKELELKSVRFKELEERYWHEYNNFQFQLTSHQEERDAILARIEVSQAHLELLKRTNVLNDAFPIWHDGDFGTINNFRLGRLPKIPVEWDEINAAWGQASLLLHTMCQYFRPRFQYRIKILPMGSYPRIMDNNNTYELFGPVNLFWSTRYDKAMTLFLTCLKEFAEFANSRDQENNIPHEKCFKLPYKIENDKVENYSITQSFNKPEYWTRALKYTLCNLKWALYWFVGNTNFQPLSAITSSHDKVPSVGSFYTKRGADSKSDYRNSSSR, from the exons ATGCTGATAAGTTCATTAATGATCCTTCTGCTCGATCCG GGGTCTGCAGCTCATGGGGCCAGTAGCATGTTAGCTTCAACGCGTATGGATAATTCCTTTGTTGTGTTGCCAAAGCAACGGCCCCAATCGCATGGAATTCCTCGTCCTCGTGAGGGGGCTGGTCAGGCTGATATGGGACAAACTGGAAAGGCAATGGATGAATCTTTTGTGGTTGTGTATAAGAATGAATCTCCATCTGATGGAGGTGGAATGCATATACCATCACCTGATGGGGCAATGCAGCCAAATAATTCTGGGTTTCACTCTACTATAACTATCTTAAAACGTGCTTTTGACATTGCGAAAACTCAAACTCAG gTCGATCAGCCTTTGTGCCTGGAATGCATGAGGATTTTGTCTGATAAACTTGATAAGGAGGTTGAAGATGTGAACAGGGATATTAAGGCATATGAAGCCTGCCTCAAACGCTTAGAGGGGGAGTCGCGAAACATTCTCTCTGAAGCTGATTTTCTTAAGGAGAAATTAAAG attgaggaagaagagagaaggcTTGAAGCGGCCATTAAAGAGACAGAGAACCAGTTTACGGAAGTAAATGCTGAACTAAAAGAACTGGAGCTTAAGTCTGTTCGATTTAAGGAATTGGAAGAGAG GTATTGGcatgaatataataattttcagtTTCAATTAACTTCACATCAG GAAGAGAGAGATGCAATTTTAGCAAGAATAGAAGTTTCACAAGCACACTTGGAATTGTTGAAGCGAACAAATGTGCTCAATGATGCATTTCCCATTTGGCATGACGGAGATTTTGGAACGATTAACAATTTCCGGCTTGGACGTCTTCCTAAGATCCCA GTTGAATGGGATGAAATAAATGCTGCATGGGGACAAGCTAGCCTTCTTCTTCATACAATGTGCCAGTATTTCAGGCCAAGATTTCA ATATCGGATAAAAATACTTCCAATGGGAAGCTATCCTCGCATCATGGACAATAACAATACATATGAACT GTTTGGACCAGTGAACTTGTTTTGGAGCACACGTTATGATAAAGCCATGACGTTGTTCTTGACTTGCTTAAAGGAATTTGCTGAGTTTGCCAATTCTAGGGATCAGGAGAACAACATACCGCATGAGAAATGTTTCAAATTGCCATATAA GATTGAGAACGACAAGGTCGAAAATTATTCCATCACGCAAAGCTTCAACAAACCAGAGTATTGGACAAGAGCTCTCAAGTATACTCTCTGCAATTTGAAATGGGCTCTCTACTGGTTTGTTGGCAATACAAATTTCCAGCCCCTTTCTGCAATCACCTCATCACACGACAAAGTTCCTTCGGTTGGCTCTTTTTATACAAAGCGCGGGGCCGACTCCAAGTCTGACTATAGAAATTCTTCAAGCAGGTGA
- the LOC101215834 gene encoding beclin-1-like protein isoform X1, whose amino-acid sequence MGDRKSVRIPPADPNLPRFGCQNCGQSLCFVGVDTHADKFINDPSARSGMQGSAAHGASSMLASTRMDNSFVVLPKQRPQSHGIPRPREGAGQADMGQTGKAMDESFVVVYKNESPSDGGGMHIPSPDGAMQPNNSGFHSTITILKRAFDIAKTQTQVDQPLCLECMRILSDKLDKEVEDVNRDIKAYEACLKRLEGESRNILSEADFLKEKLKIEEEERRLEAAIKETENQFTEVNAELKELELKSVRFKELEERYWHEYNNFQFQLTSHQEERDAILARIEVSQAHLELLKRTNVLNDAFPIWHDGDFGTINNFRLGRLPKIPVEWDEINAAWGQASLLLHTMCQYFRPRFQYRIKILPMGSYPRIMDNNNTYELFGPVNLFWSTRYDKAMTLFLTCLKEFAEFANSRDQENNIPHEKCFKLPYKIENDKVENYSITQSFNKPEYWTRALKYTLCNLKWALYWFVGNTNFQPLSAITSSHDKVPSVGSFYTKRGADSKSDYRNSSSR is encoded by the exons ATGGGTGACAGAAAATCCGTTCGGATCCCGCCGGCGGACCCGAATCTTCCTCGATTCGGCTGCCAGAACTGCGGCCAGTCTTTATGCTTCGTCGGCGTCGACACCCATGCTGATAAGTTCATTAATGATCCTTCTGCTCGATCCG GGATGCAGGGGTCTGCAGCTCATGGGGCCAGTAGCATGTTAGCTTCAACGCGTATGGATAATTCCTTTGTTGTGTTGCCAAAGCAACGGCCCCAATCGCATGGAATTCCTCGTCCTCGTGAGGGGGCTGGTCAGGCTGATATGGGACAAACTGGAAAGGCAATGGATGAATCTTTTGTGGTTGTGTATAAGAATGAATCTCCATCTGATGGAGGTGGAATGCATATACCATCACCTGATGGGGCAATGCAGCCAAATAATTCTGGGTTTCACTCTACTATAACTATCTTAAAACGTGCTTTTGACATTGCGAAAACTCAAACTCAG gTCGATCAGCCTTTGTGCCTGGAATGCATGAGGATTTTGTCTGATAAACTTGATAAGGAGGTTGAAGATGTGAACAGGGATATTAAGGCATATGAAGCCTGCCTCAAACGCTTAGAGGGGGAGTCGCGAAACATTCTCTCTGAAGCTGATTTTCTTAAGGAGAAATTAAAG attgaggaagaagagagaaggcTTGAAGCGGCCATTAAAGAGACAGAGAACCAGTTTACGGAAGTAAATGCTGAACTAAAAGAACTGGAGCTTAAGTCTGTTCGATTTAAGGAATTGGAAGAGAG GTATTGGcatgaatataataattttcagtTTCAATTAACTTCACATCAG GAAGAGAGAGATGCAATTTTAGCAAGAATAGAAGTTTCACAAGCACACTTGGAATTGTTGAAGCGAACAAATGTGCTCAATGATGCATTTCCCATTTGGCATGACGGAGATTTTGGAACGATTAACAATTTCCGGCTTGGACGTCTTCCTAAGATCCCA GTTGAATGGGATGAAATAAATGCTGCATGGGGACAAGCTAGCCTTCTTCTTCATACAATGTGCCAGTATTTCAGGCCAAGATTTCA ATATCGGATAAAAATACTTCCAATGGGAAGCTATCCTCGCATCATGGACAATAACAATACATATGAACT GTTTGGACCAGTGAACTTGTTTTGGAGCACACGTTATGATAAAGCCATGACGTTGTTCTTGACTTGCTTAAAGGAATTTGCTGAGTTTGCCAATTCTAGGGATCAGGAGAACAACATACCGCATGAGAAATGTTTCAAATTGCCATATAA GATTGAGAACGACAAGGTCGAAAATTATTCCATCACGCAAAGCTTCAACAAACCAGAGTATTGGACAAGAGCTCTCAAGTATACTCTCTGCAATTTGAAATGGGCTCTCTACTGGTTTGTTGGCAATACAAATTTCCAGCCCCTTTCTGCAATCACCTCATCACACGACAAAGTTCCTTCGGTTGGCTCTTTTTATACAAAGCGCGGGGCCGACTCCAAGTCTGACTATAGAAATTCTTCAAGCAGGTGA